From the Ascaphus truei isolate aAscTru1 chromosome 15, aAscTru1.hap1, whole genome shotgun sequence genome, one window contains:
- the LOC142466362 gene encoding uncharacterized protein LOC142466362: MRRCGSHHAHAGPPACAGPQKLAASSIISRLDLFYCLAHTEHRTWPQLLCSVQRRAPIIHPFQHCKVAFSSEDYLLKHLKFKHPNEYMEKMRTDQSCNIPINMAENASFNQSSQLVNNVTASHSKRYILAAATGKDLGESGESLTWLSDQNLQKRTQTGERTHVCGECGKGFSKLSQLNTHKRSHTGERSHVCGECGKGFRDLSTLNTHKRTHTGERPHVCEECGKGFSKLSQLIRHKRTHTGERSHVCGDCGKGFSDLSQLNTHKRTHTGERPHVCGECGKGFGDLSTLSTHKRTHTGERPHVCGECGKGFIKLFSLNTHMRIHTGERPYVCGECGKGFSVSSSLDMHKRTHTGERPHVCGECGKGFNDLSHLNRHKRTHTGERPHVCGECQKGFCDLSTLNTHIMTHTGERPHECGECGKGFRKLSHLNTHKRTHTGEKPYVCEECGKGFSDLSSLNTHKKIHTGERPHVCGECGKGFRKLSDLIRHKRTHTGERPYVCGECGKGFSLSSSLDIHKRTHTGEKPHACGECGKVFCDLSHLIRHKRTHTGEKPYVCEECGKGFSMSYSLGKHKRTHTGERPYVCGECGKGFYDSSSLNTHKRTHTGERPHVCGECGMGFDHLSRLDTHKRTHTG; encoded by the exons ATGCGCAGGTGCGGCTCGCACCACGCGCATGCAGGCCCGCCCGCATGTGCAGGACCCCAGAAGTTGGCCGCAAGTTCCATAATCAGCCGCCTGGACCTCTTCTATTGCTTGGCCCACACCGAACACAGAACTTGGCCACAACTTCTATGCTCAG tacAAAGACGAGCGCCAATAATCCACCCATTCcaacactgcaaggttgcttttagcagtgaggattacctcctcaaacatctgaagttcaaacacccaaatgagtacatggaaaagatgaggacagaccaatcttgcaacattccaataaatatggcagaaaatgcatctttcaaccagtcaagtCAATTagtaaacaatgtaactgcttctcattccaaaagatatatattagctgctgccacaggaaaagatcttggagaaagtggggagagtctgacttggttatcagaccagaatCTACAGAAGAGAACACAGACCGGGGAGAGaacgcatgtatgtggggaatgtgggaagggatttagtaagttatcccaactgaacacacacaagagatcccacacaggggagagatcacatgtatgtggggaatgtgggaagggatttagggaCTTATCCactctgaacacacacaagagaacccacacaggggagagaccgcatgtatgtgaggaatgtgggaagggatttagtaagTTATCCCAActgatcagacacaagaggacacacacaggggagagatcgcatgtatgtggggactgtgggaagggatttagtgacttatcccaactgaacacacacaagagaacccacacaggggagagaccgcatgtatgtggggaatgtgggaagggatttggtGACTTATCCACTCTGAGCACACACAAGAGAACccatacaggggagagaccgcatgtatgtggggaatgtgggaagggatttattaagttatttagtctgaacacacacatgaggatacacacaggggagagaccgtatgtatgtggggaatgtgggaagggatttagtgtgtcatcctcCCTGGACATGCATAAGAGGacccacacaggagagagaccgcatgtatgtggggaatgtgggaagggatttaatgacttatcccacctgaacagacacaagaggacacacacaggagagagaccgcatgtatgtggggaatgtcaGAAAGGATTTTGTGATTTATCCACTCTGAACACACAcataatgacacacacaggggagagaccacatgaatgtggggaatgtgggaagggatttagaaaGTTATCAcatctgaacacacacaagaggacacatacaggggagaaaccgtatgtatgtgaggaatgtgggaagggatttagtgacttatccagtctgaacacacacaagaaaatccacacaggggagagaccgcatgtatgtggggaatgtgggaagggatttagaaaGTTATCCGAcctgatcagacacaagaggacacatacaggggagagaccatatgtatgtggggaatgtgggaagggatttagtttgtcatccagcctggacatacataagaggacacacacaggggagaaaccacatgcatgtggggaatgtgggaaggtgTTTTGTGATTTATCCCAcctgatcagacacaagaggacacacacaggggagaaaccgtatGTATGTGAGGAATGTGGGAAGGGTTTTAGTATGTCATACAGCCTGGggaaacacaagaggacacacacaggggagagaccgtatgtatgtggggaatgtgggaagggattttatGACTCATCCagtctgaacacacacaagagaactcacacaggggagagacctcatgtatgtggggaatgtgggatggGATTTGATCATCTATCCAggctggacacacacaagaggacacacacaggatag